One region of Kytococcus sedentarius DSM 20547 genomic DNA includes:
- the purB gene encoding adenylosuccinate lyase, whose protein sequence is MVDLSTLQPALALGPLDGRYRRQTAPLINHLSEAALNRMRLHVEVEWLLHLTDARIFAGIEPLDDTERAGLRRIVEDFDGDDITALAEIEKETVHDVKAVEYHLKKHLAQVLAGRGEEQVARTTELVHFACTSEDVNNLAYALMIQGSVQQVWLPAASGVVDQVAAMARELRDVPLLSRTHGQTATPSTMGKELAVLAHRLGRQVRRIEGAEYLGKINGATGTYGAHVVAVPGADWPELSRTFVEHLGLTWNPLTTQIESHDWQAEVYADIARFNRVLHNLCTDVWTYISMAYFAQVRGQGTVGSSTMPHKVNPIRFENAEANLEVSNALLDVLGTTLVTSRLQRDLTDSSMQRNIGVALGHSLLALDNVRKGLDGLDAAPEQMAADLEANWEVLGEPVQSTMRALAAQGVPGMEQPYERLKELTRGRRVDGDAMREFIRGLGLPAEDEARLVALTPATYTGLASQLVNHLVTPSEAGR, encoded by the coding sequence ATGGTCGACCTCTCCACGCTGCAGCCTGCCCTCGCGCTCGGCCCGCTGGACGGGCGGTACCGCCGCCAGACCGCTCCCCTCATCAACCACCTGAGTGAGGCCGCGCTCAACCGGATGCGGCTGCACGTGGAGGTCGAGTGGCTGCTGCACCTGACCGACGCGCGGATCTTCGCCGGCATCGAGCCGCTCGACGACACCGAGCGGGCGGGGCTGCGCCGCATCGTGGAGGACTTCGACGGCGACGACATCACGGCGCTGGCGGAGATCGAGAAGGAGACGGTCCACGACGTCAAGGCCGTGGAGTACCACCTGAAGAAGCACCTGGCGCAGGTGCTCGCCGGCCGTGGTGAGGAGCAGGTGGCCAGGACCACCGAGCTCGTGCACTTCGCGTGCACCAGCGAGGACGTCAACAACCTGGCCTACGCGCTGATGATCCAGGGGTCCGTGCAGCAGGTGTGGCTGCCGGCCGCATCGGGCGTGGTCGACCAGGTGGCCGCGATGGCGCGCGAGCTGCGCGACGTGCCGCTGCTCTCGCGGACCCACGGGCAGACCGCCACCCCGAGCACGATGGGCAAGGAGCTCGCGGTGCTGGCCCACCGGCTCGGGCGGCAGGTCCGCCGCATCGAGGGTGCGGAGTATCTGGGCAAGATCAACGGCGCGACCGGCACCTACGGGGCTCACGTGGTGGCGGTGCCGGGCGCGGACTGGCCGGAGCTGTCGCGGACCTTCGTCGAGCACCTGGGGCTGACGTGGAACCCGCTGACCACGCAGATCGAGAGCCACGACTGGCAGGCCGAGGTGTACGCGGACATCGCGCGCTTCAACCGCGTGCTGCACAACCTCTGCACCGACGTGTGGACGTACATCTCGATGGCGTACTTCGCCCAGGTGCGCGGGCAGGGCACGGTCGGGTCCTCGACCATGCCGCACAAGGTGAACCCCATCCGCTTCGAGAACGCCGAGGCGAACCTCGAGGTGAGCAACGCGCTGCTCGACGTGCTGGGCACCACGCTCGTGACCAGCCGCCTGCAGCGTGACCTCACCGACTCCTCCATGCAGCGGAACATCGGTGTGGCGCTGGGTCACTCGCTGCTGGCGCTGGACAACGTGCGCAAGGGCCTGGACGGGCTGGACGCCGCGCCCGAGCAGATGGCCGCCGACCTGGAGGCGAACTGGGAGGTGCTCGGCGAGCCCGTGCAGTCGACCATGCGGGCGCTGGCCGCCCAGGGAGTGCCCGGCATGGAGCAGCCCTACGAGCGCCTCAAGGAGCTCACCCGCGGCCGCCGCGTGGACGGCGACGCGATGCGCGAGTTCATCCGCGGGCTCGGCCTGCCGGCCGAGGACGAGGCGCGGCTGGTGGCGCTCACCCCGGCCACCTACACCGGCCTGGCGAGCCAGCTGGTGAACCACCTGGTCACCCCGAGCGAGGCCGGCCGATGA
- a CDS encoding IS256 family transposase, with translation MTAPHIVDPSGLLGEALAEASPDLMRSLLQDVINALLSADADAVAGAEYGRPSAGRSAQRNGYRHRDLDTRVGTIDVAVPKLRSGTYFPEWLLERRKRAESALVTVVADCYLAGVSTRRMDKLVKTLGINSLSKSQVSRMAESLDEHVEQFRHRPLDEAGPFTFVSADALTMKVREGGRVINAVVLLAIGVNGDGHREVLGMRVATSETGAAWNSFFADLVARGLAGVRLVTSDAHAGLVEAIAAHLPGAAWQRCRTHYAANLMAVTPKSMWPAVKAMLHSVYDQPDAAAVNAQFDRLLDYVSEKLPAVAEHLDAARADLLAFTAFPKDVWVQIWSNNPTERLNKEIRRRTDSVGIFPTREAIVRLVGAVLAEQTDEWAEGRRYLGLDVLARCRLNLVPDTNTNTEEVTTSSLPALTA, from the coding sequence ATGACCGCTCCTCACATTGTCGACCCTTCCGGCCTGCTTGGTGAAGCCTTGGCCGAGGCGTCCCCGGATCTGATGCGCAGCCTGCTGCAGGACGTGATCAATGCCTTGCTCTCCGCGGACGCGGACGCTGTTGCCGGCGCGGAGTACGGCCGGCCCAGCGCTGGCCGTTCTGCGCAGCGCAACGGCTACCGCCACCGCGACCTCGACACCCGCGTCGGCACGATCGACGTCGCCGTCCCCAAGCTCCGCTCCGGCACCTACTTCCCCGAGTGGCTGCTCGAGCGCCGCAAGCGCGCCGAGTCCGCCCTGGTCACGGTCGTCGCCGACTGCTACCTCGCCGGTGTCTCCACCCGCCGGATGGATAAGCTCGTGAAGACCCTCGGCATCAACAGCCTGTCGAAGTCGCAGGTCAGCAGGATGGCGGAGTCGCTGGACGAGCACGTCGAACAGTTCCGCCACCGCCCCCTGGACGAGGCCGGCCCCTTCACGTTCGTCTCCGCAGATGCCCTGACGATGAAGGTCCGCGAGGGCGGCCGGGTCATCAACGCCGTCGTCCTGCTGGCCATCGGCGTGAACGGTGACGGGCACCGCGAGGTGCTCGGCATGCGGGTCGCGACCAGCGAGACGGGAGCAGCGTGGAACAGCTTCTTCGCCGACCTCGTCGCCCGCGGCCTCGCCGGGGTCCGCCTGGTCACCAGTGACGCGCATGCGGGCCTGGTCGAAGCGATCGCTGCGCACCTGCCCGGCGCGGCCTGGCAGCGGTGCCGCACCCACTACGCAGCGAACCTCATGGCCGTGACGCCCAAGAGCATGTGGCCGGCGGTCAAGGCGATGCTGCACAGCGTCTATGACCAGCCCGATGCAGCAGCGGTGAACGCGCAGTTCGACCGGCTGCTGGACTACGTCAGTGAGAAGCTCCCGGCCGTGGCCGAGCACCTCGACGCCGCCCGCGCGGACCTCCTCGCGTTCACCGCGTTCCCCAAGGACGTGTGGGTGCAGATCTGGTCGAACAATCCCACCGAGCGTTTGAACAAGGAGATCCGCCGCCGCACCGACTCCGTGGGCATCTTCCCCACCCGCGAGGCGATCGTCCGTCTCGTCGGCGCGGTCCTGGCCGAGCAGACCGACGAGTGGGCCGAAGGACGACGGTATCTCGGCCTCGACGTCCTCGCCCGGTGCCGCCTCAACCTCGTCCCCGACACCAACACCAACACCGAGGAGGTCACCACCAGTTCCCTGCCCGCCCTGACCGCCTGA
- the cydC gene encoding thiol reductant ABC exporter subunit CydC: protein MKPFDPRLLRLLPGTRKEVAAVAFPVVLQGVVAVLQALAVAWLATAVTASVYATLTGRPTPPAGLPDDPDPTLGQLGPFVVPSSLSTGSDAGSVTSLLAPALAVAALLAVRGLLAGWVHHRSAVAGARVAGELREALAARWLAGGRGRSSTQLTAGVGQVEPYVANFLPSLVAAAAVPVMVWLALAWVDLFSAVVVLLTLPLLPVFAALIGSSTANETARRWRALDALAGHFLDVMRGLPTLVNLGRAEKQVRTIEEVGQRHRRATVTTLRTAFLTTAAMELLSTISVAIVAVFVGLRLAHGDIGLMVGLAAILLAPEAYWPVRRVGADFHAAADGVETLDAVLPLLEEPVRPRHPDAQGAADAPARATGDAPVRAEGVSLTHADGPTIALAQGWSLPAAGLVAVTGPSGAGKSTLLWLLAGLVEPTRGQVVAPHSHLVTQRPYLPRGGVEAALRITPAAARATDAELHGVVERVGLLPTIEQLPRGWETDLGDDGQGLSAGERARLGLARALLDDAPVLLLDEPTAHLDADTAELVHRVLLEESARRLVVVATHRGELAHLAAWQVEVAAGRVALPVRGAGTGTAQTRPEPVAALEATLPVATAPEGAAHGGGRTASEPVPERAPEQVPGRDGERTPVVTTTPKLWRAALVGALSSLAGVALTATSGWLIVRAWEQPVVLMLMVAIVGVRTFGLARPVLRYAERLDSHDVALDQLARRRAETYRRLVPLTPARLGRRGRARVLTGVVADLDDVVMAAVRWWVPLVGALLTGLVAAALLAVLSPLIGLLVALQTLLVVGGSALVERRTAGAQQQELAARGRVWEAAHTAADRCDELRAVNAGGTALQTVVAADRDVVRWVRRRAAGQAAVRAASWLLAGVVVAVAAVLAPSAGWGGPLVALLVLTPLALADVLGGVPDAVSAHSRARAATERLEALLRQEPAVAQAGGPTQAGGPTQAGGPTQAEDSAQAEADAPVSAHPHLELADLTARWSGQAAPTVAGLDLDLAPGDRVALTGPSGAGKSTVLAVLARHLDPSGGDYTLDGVDVLDLPLAVTRGTVAFQDDSPHVFSSTLRENLRTARPTATDAELEAVLADAGLGDFLDSLPDRLDTMLGAGHRTVSGGEQARIGLARTLLSERPVVLLDEPVAHLDGPTARAVMQHLGTATAGRSVVLVSHRTEGHEWCDAEVRLESLVDARR, encoded by the coding sequence GTGAAGCCGTTCGACCCGCGACTGCTGCGTCTCCTGCCCGGAACCCGGAAGGAGGTCGCAGCAGTCGCGTTCCCGGTGGTGCTGCAGGGTGTCGTGGCCGTCCTCCAGGCCCTGGCCGTCGCGTGGCTGGCCACCGCCGTCACCGCGAGCGTCTACGCCACCCTGACCGGTCGCCCCACCCCACCGGCAGGCCTCCCGGACGACCCCGACCCCACCCTGGGCCAGCTCGGCCCGTTCGTCGTCCCCTCCTCCCTGTCCACCGGGTCCGATGCGGGGAGCGTCACCTCGTTGCTCGCGCCCGCCCTCGCGGTGGCGGCGCTGCTGGCCGTGCGCGGCCTGCTCGCAGGGTGGGTGCACCACCGCTCGGCCGTAGCAGGCGCCCGGGTGGCCGGCGAGCTGCGTGAGGCTCTGGCTGCGCGCTGGCTGGCGGGTGGGCGGGGGCGCTCCAGCACGCAGCTGACGGCCGGCGTGGGCCAGGTGGAGCCGTACGTGGCGAACTTCCTGCCCTCGTTGGTGGCCGCCGCCGCGGTGCCGGTGATGGTCTGGCTGGCCCTGGCCTGGGTGGACCTGTTCAGCGCGGTGGTGGTGCTGCTGACGCTGCCGCTGCTGCCGGTGTTCGCGGCCCTCATCGGGTCGTCGACCGCGAACGAGACCGCGCGCCGCTGGAGGGCCCTGGACGCCCTGGCCGGCCACTTCCTGGACGTGATGCGGGGGCTGCCCACCCTGGTGAACCTGGGCCGCGCCGAGAAGCAGGTGCGCACCATCGAGGAGGTCGGCCAGCGACACCGCCGCGCGACGGTGACCACCCTGCGCACCGCGTTCCTCACCACCGCGGCCATGGAGCTTCTCTCGACCATCTCGGTGGCGATCGTCGCGGTGTTCGTGGGCCTGCGGTTGGCGCACGGCGACATCGGCCTGATGGTGGGACTGGCCGCGATCCTGCTGGCCCCGGAGGCGTACTGGCCGGTCCGGCGGGTGGGGGCGGACTTCCACGCCGCGGCCGACGGGGTGGAGACGCTCGATGCGGTGCTGCCGCTGCTCGAGGAGCCGGTCCGGCCCCGTCACCCGGACGCGCAGGGCGCGGCGGACGCTCCCGCTCGCGCCACCGGTGACGCCCCGGTCCGCGCCGAGGGGGTGAGCCTCACCCACGCCGACGGCCCCACCATCGCGCTGGCCCAGGGGTGGTCGCTGCCCGCAGCGGGCCTGGTCGCGGTCACGGGCCCGTCAGGGGCGGGCAAGTCGACGCTGCTGTGGCTGCTCGCCGGGCTGGTGGAGCCGACCCGCGGGCAGGTGGTGGCGCCGCACTCGCACCTGGTGACGCAGCGGCCGTACCTGCCGCGCGGTGGCGTGGAGGCTGCCCTGCGGATCACCCCGGCCGCCGCGCGGGCCACGGACGCGGAGCTGCACGGCGTCGTGGAGCGGGTGGGGCTGCTGCCCACCATCGAGCAGCTGCCCCGGGGGTGGGAGACCGACCTGGGCGACGACGGCCAGGGCCTCTCGGCCGGCGAACGCGCCCGGCTGGGTCTGGCCCGGGCGCTGCTGGACGACGCCCCGGTGCTGCTGCTCGACGAGCCGACCGCCCACCTCGACGCCGACACCGCCGAGCTCGTGCACCGGGTGCTGCTCGAGGAGTCCGCGCGGCGGCTGGTGGTCGTGGCCACGCACCGCGGGGAGCTGGCGCACCTCGCCGCGTGGCAGGTGGAGGTTGCTGCGGGCCGCGTCGCCCTGCCGGTGCGGGGTGCCGGCACGGGGACGGCGCAGACCCGGCCCGAACCGGTCGCAGCGCTGGAAGCCACCCTGCCCGTGGCCACCGCTCCGGAGGGCGCGGCGCACGGCGGGGGGCGCACCGCATCGGAGCCGGTTCCGGAGCGCGCTCCGGAGCAGGTTCCGGGGCGCGACGGCGAGCGCACGCCGGTCGTCACCACCACCCCGAAGCTCTGGCGCGCCGCGCTGGTGGGGGCGCTGTCCTCGCTGGCGGGCGTGGCGCTCACCGCGACCTCCGGGTGGCTGATCGTCCGTGCCTGGGAGCAGCCGGTGGTGCTGATGCTCATGGTCGCGATCGTCGGCGTGCGCACCTTCGGCCTGGCGCGGCCGGTGCTGCGCTACGCCGAGCGGCTCGACAGCCACGACGTGGCGTTGGACCAGCTGGCCCGACGTCGCGCCGAGACCTACCGCCGCCTGGTGCCGCTGACCCCGGCGCGGCTGGGACGGCGGGGCCGGGCCCGCGTGCTCACCGGAGTGGTGGCCGACCTCGACGACGTGGTCATGGCCGCGGTCCGCTGGTGGGTGCCCCTGGTCGGTGCCCTGCTGACCGGGCTGGTGGCCGCCGCGCTGCTGGCGGTGCTGTCGCCCCTCATCGGCCTCCTGGTCGCGCTGCAGACGCTGCTGGTGGTCGGGGGTTCGGCGCTGGTGGAGCGGCGCACAGCCGGCGCGCAGCAGCAGGAGCTCGCCGCCCGCGGACGCGTGTGGGAGGCGGCCCACACGGCTGCCGACCGGTGCGACGAGCTGCGAGCCGTCAACGCCGGCGGCACCGCGCTGCAGACGGTGGTGGCGGCGGACCGGGACGTGGTCCGCTGGGTGCGCCGCCGCGCCGCGGGGCAGGCCGCCGTGCGTGCCGCCAGCTGGCTGTTGGCCGGTGTGGTGGTCGCGGTGGCGGCGGTGCTGGCGCCGTCGGCCGGGTGGGGCGGGCCGCTCGTCGCGCTGCTGGTGCTGACCCCGCTCGCCCTGGCCGACGTGCTGGGGGGCGTGCCCGATGCGGTGAGCGCCCACTCCCGCGCCCGCGCCGCCACCGAGCGGCTGGAGGCCCTGCTGCGTCAGGAACCGGCCGTCGCGCAGGCGGGCGGCCCGACGCAGGCGGGCGGCCCGACGCAGGCGGGCGGCCCGACGCAGGCGGAGGACAGCGCGCAGGCAGAGGCCGACGCCCCGGTCAGCGCCCACCCGCACCTGGAGCTGGCCGACCTCACCGCACGCTGGTCGGGGCAGGCCGCCCCCACCGTGGCGGGGCTCGACCTGGACCTGGCCCCCGGCGACCGGGTGGCGCTCACCGGGCCGAGCGGCGCCGGCAAGTCCACCGTCCTGGCCGTGCTGGCCCGCCACCTGGACCCGTCCGGCGGCGACTACACCCTGGACGGGGTGGACGTGCTGGACCTGCCGCTGGCCGTCACCCGGGGCACGGTCGCCTTCCAGGACGACTCCCCCCACGTGTTCTCCTCCACCCTCCGGGAGAACCTGCGCACCGCGCGCCCCACGGCCACCGACGCCGAGCTGGAGGCCGTGCTGGCCGATGCGGGGCTGGGCGACTTCCTCGACTCCCTCCCGGACCGGCTCGACACGATGCTGGGGGCCGGCCACCGGACGGTCAGCGGGGGCGAGCAGGCCCGCATCGGGCTGGCGCGGACGCTGCTCTCCGAGCGCCCGGTGGTGCTGCTCGACGAGCCGGTCGCGCACCTCGACGGCCCCACGGCACGCGCGGTCATGCAGCACCTGGGGACCGCCACGGCGGGCCGGTCGGTGGTGCTGGTCAGCCACCGCACCGAGGGCCACGAGTGGTGCGACGCCGAGGTGCGGCTCGAGAGCCTGGTCGACGCACGGCGCTGA
- a CDS encoding ATP-binding protein — MSVPPPPSSPLSAERIAALLSRGEDQWFERKSGRIAPRDLAETLVALANAEGGTVAVGLHAGQVDGVADDRANPLRQAAQDFTVPVVRAEVEEFQDPQGARILVYRVAPSQRVHETAKGDCFLRVGDESVRLRFTQRQELEHDRGPEPFDGTPSGAGLEDLDPAQVESYRTTLGASTPEGLLRARNLLTPRGEVTVAGYLLLSEHPQERYPNAHVRVLRYLEDERGTGAGQSLAADGDIRCEGPLPQQIEQATRTIAQMMPARRALTESGRFEALPLIPRDVWLEGLVNAVVHRSYSLAGDHVRVEIFPSRMEITSPGRFPGLADPSDPQSIGRHARNPRIARVCADLGITQELGEGIRRMFVEMRRRGLTDPLYTQSPSAVRLVLSSADSVPEAVRSAVGKGALATLDAMRLAGRPLGTGQVAELTGRSRPTVLRHLHRLREEGLVSWEGESAKDPRARWAVRGV, encoded by the coding sequence GTGAGTGTTCCACCCCCTCCCTCGTCACCCTTGAGCGCCGAGCGGATCGCGGCTCTCCTCTCGCGAGGCGAGGACCAGTGGTTCGAGCGGAAGTCCGGTCGCATCGCACCCCGTGATCTCGCCGAGACTCTGGTGGCTCTGGCCAACGCCGAGGGCGGGACCGTGGCTGTCGGTCTGCACGCGGGCCAGGTGGACGGTGTGGCGGACGACCGCGCCAACCCCCTGCGCCAGGCGGCCCAGGACTTCACGGTCCCGGTCGTACGGGCCGAGGTCGAGGAGTTCCAGGATCCCCAGGGTGCCAGGATCCTGGTCTACCGGGTGGCCCCGTCCCAGCGCGTCCACGAGACGGCGAAGGGCGACTGCTTCCTCCGCGTCGGAGACGAGTCGGTGCGCCTGCGCTTCACCCAGCGGCAGGAGCTCGAGCACGACCGGGGCCCTGAACCCTTCGACGGCACACCCAGCGGAGCGGGCCTCGAGGACCTGGACCCCGCTCAGGTCGAGAGCTACCGAACCACTCTCGGCGCCTCCACACCCGAGGGGCTGCTGCGCGCGCGGAACCTGCTGACCCCTCGCGGGGAGGTCACCGTGGCGGGATACCTCCTCCTCTCGGAGCACCCTCAGGAGCGCTACCCCAACGCGCACGTCCGAGTGCTCCGCTACCTGGAGGACGAACGGGGAACCGGTGCAGGGCAGTCCCTGGCCGCTGACGGCGACATCCGCTGCGAGGGGCCCCTCCCCCAGCAGATCGAGCAGGCCACGAGGACCATCGCGCAGATGATGCCGGCTCGCCGCGCGCTCACCGAGAGCGGACGTTTCGAGGCGCTGCCCCTCATCCCGCGAGACGTGTGGCTCGAGGGTCTGGTCAACGCGGTCGTGCACCGGTCCTACAGTCTCGCGGGTGACCACGTCCGGGTGGAGATCTTCCCGTCGCGTATGGAGATCACGAGCCCCGGACGATTCCCCGGCCTCGCCGACCCGAGCGATCCGCAGTCCATCGGCCGGCACGCGAGGAATCCCCGGATCGCCCGGGTGTGCGCCGATCTGGGGATCACCCAGGAGCTGGGCGAGGGCATCCGCCGCATGTTCGTCGAGATGCGGCGCCGTGGCCTCACGGATCCGCTCTACACCCAGTCCCCGTCGGCGGTTCGCCTGGTGCTCTCCTCGGCGGATTCCGTCCCGGAAGCGGTCCGGTCTGCTGTCGGGAAGGGTGCCTTGGCCACGTTGGACGCGATGCGGCTCGCGGGTCGGCCGCTGGGGACGGGCCAGGTTGCCGAGCTGACGGGCCGGAGCCGCCCCACCGTGCTGCGGCACCTGCACCGTCTCCGTGAGGAGGGCCTCGTGAGCTGGGAGGGCGAGTCCGCCAAGGACCCCCGAGCCCGGTGGGCAGTGCGGGGAGTGTGA
- a CDS encoding M56 family metallopeptidase: protein MSPTLVLAVLAVLLTLGTPALLPLLPGLRRTPAAGLLLWQGCAVGGFSAIVLLPVVAAHEFGGLFTANDTVHPWLVAAAAALSVALIARLLLAAHTVGTDLRTLRRRHQEAVDLLDPRHREGDRLRVIDSPSPVAWCLPGRRARIVMSRAALEDLSVEELHGVYLHERAHLRHRHDLVVEFFTVMDAAVPRALRHPRALAEVGLMVELLADRAAAREVGPVTMGRALAHLGAGRALGRGRGPGQARDDDPCDGDDRGRGAGSVATRAPSPSAGVALTAGGHLRATVVRVTALQEARRPHRAQAALVTTAAVVAALGPGAVAVTAAVTGA, encoded by the coding sequence ATGTCCCCCACCCTGGTCCTCGCGGTGCTCGCCGTGCTGTTGACCCTCGGAACCCCGGCCCTGCTGCCGCTGCTGCCCGGGCTCCGGCGCACGCCCGCGGCGGGCCTGCTGCTGTGGCAGGGCTGCGCCGTGGGGGGCTTCTCCGCCATCGTCCTGCTGCCGGTGGTCGCGGCCCACGAGTTCGGCGGACTCTTCACGGCCAACGACACGGTGCACCCGTGGCTGGTGGCCGCCGCCGCGGCGCTCTCGGTGGCCCTCATCGCCCGCCTGCTCCTCGCCGCGCACACGGTGGGGACCGACCTGCGGACCCTGCGCCGGCGCCACCAGGAGGCGGTGGACCTGCTCGACCCCCGCCACCGCGAGGGCGACCGCCTGCGGGTGATCGACTCCCCCAGCCCCGTGGCGTGGTGCCTGCCGGGGAGGCGCGCCCGCATCGTCATGTCCCGGGCGGCGCTGGAGGACCTCTCCGTCGAGGAGCTGCACGGGGTCTACCTGCACGAGCGCGCCCACCTGCGCCACCGGCACGACCTGGTGGTCGAGTTCTTCACGGTCATGGACGCGGCCGTCCCACGCGCGCTGCGGCACCCCCGCGCCCTGGCCGAGGTGGGCCTGATGGTGGAGCTCCTCGCCGACCGCGCGGCGGCCCGGGAGGTGGGGCCGGTGACGATGGGGCGGGCGCTCGCCCACCTGGGGGCCGGCAGGGCGCTCGGGCGGGGGCGCGGACCCGGTCAGGCGCGGGACGACGACCCATGCGACGGGGACGACCGCGGGCGCGGCGCGGGGTCCGTGGCGACCCGCGCCCCCTCCCCGTCGGCAGGAGTCGCGCTCACGGCGGGCGGGCACCTGCGGGCCACGGTGGTGCGGGTGACTGCCCTGCAGGAGGCCCGGCGGCCCCATCGGGCACAGGCAGCCCTGGTGACGACGGCCGCCGTCGTCGCTGCCCTGGGTCCGGGCGCGGTGGCCGTCACCGCGGCGGTCACGGGCGCCTGA
- a CDS encoding short-chain dehydrogenase: MRVLVVGGTGMLLSTVEGLLADGHELWVLARRAPALEHPRLHPLLVDYGDAAALDAALVAVTQEDGLFDGALVWAHSSAPHAPEVVARHVSGSFLHVLGSASADPSRPHPTPGWAGEGYRTVVLGFVAEGGRSRWLTNTEIAAGVLEAWRRRAARTVVGTVEPWSARP, encoded by the coding sequence ATGAGGGTCCTCGTCGTCGGCGGCACCGGGATGCTGCTCAGCACGGTCGAGGGGCTCCTGGCCGACGGGCACGAGCTGTGGGTGCTCGCCCGGCGCGCCCCGGCGCTGGAGCACCCGCGCCTGCACCCGCTGCTCGTGGACTACGGCGACGCCGCGGCGCTGGACGCCGCCCTCGTGGCCGTGACGCAGGAGGACGGCCTCTTCGACGGCGCCCTCGTGTGGGCCCACTCCTCCGCACCGCACGCCCCGGAGGTGGTAGCCCGCCACGTCAGCGGGTCGTTCCTCCACGTCCTGGGCAGCGCGAGCGCCGACCCGTCCCGCCCGCACCCCACGCCCGGCTGGGCCGGGGAGGGTTACCGCACCGTGGTGCTCGGCTTCGTCGCCGAGGGTGGCCGCTCCCGCTGGCTGACGAACACCGAGATCGCTGCCGGGGTGCTGGAGGCCTGGCGCCGCCGCGCGGCCCGCACCGTCGTGGGCACCGTCGAGCCCTGGTCCGCGCGGCCGTGA
- a CDS encoding BlaI/MecI/CopY family transcriptional regulator, with product MPNTASGLGDLEQAIMNHLWDTPAPQADGFTVRDVHETLGADRDIAYTTVMTVMDRLSRKEFLTRTKQGRAYVYRAATSREDFVARLMRETLGDLRPTDRRAAVLAFVDDAGADDVAALREALDRLESPTR from the coding sequence ATGCCGAACACCGCATCCGGACTGGGTGACCTCGAGCAGGCCATCATGAACCACCTGTGGGACACCCCCGCGCCGCAGGCGGACGGCTTCACCGTGCGCGACGTGCACGAGACCCTCGGCGCCGACCGGGACATCGCCTACACCACGGTGATGACGGTGATGGACCGCCTCTCGCGCAAGGAGTTTCTCACGCGCACCAAGCAGGGGCGGGCCTACGTCTACCGGGCCGCGACCTCCCGCGAGGACTTCGTCGCCCGGCTGATGCGGGAGACCCTCGGCGACCTGCGCCCCACCGACCGCCGTGCCGCCGTGCTCGCGTTCGTGGACGACGCCGGCGCCGACGACGTGGCCGCCCTGCGCGAGGCGTTGGACCGCCTCGAGAGCCCCACCCGCTGA
- the soxR gene encoding redox-sensitive transcriptional activator SoxR, whose product MITPHDELTMSEVVRRSGVSASALRFYEARGLIKAERTATNRRIYQRHVLRRLAVIRSAQAIGLSLSEIRAGFASVPTDRALTREEWQDLSAMWRETLEERIAALGELRDRLDGCIACGCLSLDTCPLRNPEDERRAEGPGPRAMPAVLALMNGTSAD is encoded by the coding sequence GTGATCACTCCCCATGACGAGCTGACGATGTCTGAGGTGGTCCGGCGTTCAGGTGTGAGCGCGTCGGCGCTGCGCTTCTACGAGGCACGCGGGCTCATCAAGGCCGAGCGGACCGCCACGAACCGTCGGATCTACCAGCGACACGTGCTGCGTCGCCTGGCGGTCATCCGGAGCGCACAGGCCATCGGCCTGTCGCTGTCGGAGATCCGCGCCGGGTTCGCCTCGGTGCCCACGGACCGGGCCCTGACTCGCGAGGAGTGGCAGGACCTCTCGGCGATGTGGCGCGAGACGCTCGAGGAGCGGATCGCCGCCCTCGGTGAGCTGCGCGACCGTCTGGACGGGTGCATCGCGTGTGGCTGCCTCTCGCTGGACACGTGCCCGCTGCGCAACCCGGAGGACGAACGCCGCGCAGAGGGACCGGGCCCGCGCGCGATGCCGGCGGTTCTGGCCCTCATGAACGGCACATCCGCAGACTGA